The following coding sequences are from one Nitrobacter sp. NHB1 window:
- a CDS encoding DUF3991 and toprim domain-containing protein, whose product MEKSEIEELRGRVGCAALLEDDGWKVDVKESTRRAVKYRRDARIVIVIHEGRGWFDPLSTAKGDVFDLAEHLGAHGFMDASARVAALVGFVPAAPAWERPSRPAPVHSVADRWARRARPRPGSATWRYLTGERRIPESILAAIVQQDLLREGPHGSMWAAHRDHGGALLGWEERGPQWRGFATGGAKELLRLGPCAAARVCVTEAAIDAMSLAAIQVLRPDTLYVSTGGGWSPASEQAIRRLAEGPGTRLVAATDNNRQGEVYADRIRLIAAEAGAGYARSRPRAGDWNEDLKVLLARIESEPLAKAG is encoded by the coding sequence ATGGAGAAAAGTGAAATCGAGGAATTGAGAGGCAGGGTCGGCTGCGCCGCCCTGCTGGAAGACGACGGCTGGAAAGTAGACGTAAAGGAGAGCACGCGCCGTGCCGTGAAGTACCGCCGTGACGCGAGGATCGTCATCGTGATCCACGAGGGCCGCGGCTGGTTCGATCCGCTGTCCACCGCGAAGGGCGACGTGTTCGACTTGGCCGAGCACTTGGGCGCCCACGGCTTCATGGACGCTTCGGCACGTGTCGCCGCGCTTGTTGGGTTCGTTCCGGCCGCACCCGCATGGGAGCGGCCGAGCCGGCCCGCGCCCGTCCACTCCGTCGCCGACCGCTGGGCTCGCCGTGCGAGGCCCCGGCCTGGCTCGGCGACATGGCGCTACCTGACAGGAGAGCGCCGGATCCCGGAGTCGATCCTCGCCGCCATCGTGCAGCAGGACCTGCTGCGCGAGGGGCCGCACGGCAGCATGTGGGCCGCGCACCGCGACCACGGCGGCGCGCTTCTCGGATGGGAGGAGCGCGGCCCGCAGTGGCGCGGTTTCGCCACCGGCGGCGCCAAGGAACTCCTCCGCCTCGGTCCCTGTGCGGCGGCGCGCGTCTGCGTCACCGAGGCCGCCATCGATGCGATGAGCCTCGCCGCAATCCAGGTGCTGCGGCCCGACACACTCTACGTCAGCACCGGCGGCGGCTGGTCGCCGGCGAGCGAGCAGGCGATCCGCCGGCTCGCAGAGGGGCCGGGCACGCGGCTGGTGGCGGCGACCGACAACAACCGACAGGGCGAGGTCTACGCCGACCGCATCCGCTTGATCGCGGCCGAGGCCGGTGCCGGCTACGCGCGCTCCCGGCCTCGTGCGGGCGACTGGAACGAAGACCTGAAGGTGCTTCTCGCGCGGATCGAGAGCGAGCCGCTGGCAAAAGCGGGGTGA
- a CDS encoding metal-sensitive transcriptional regulator: protein MDAASARTKAKVNRFNRIAGQVQGIARMVHEGRYCIDVLQQIQAVKTALARAEGEVLRDHAANCVAHAISTGDKAEQREKVDEIVALFDRARR, encoded by the coding sequence GTGGATGCAGCGAGCGCTCGGACGAAGGCGAAGGTAAACCGCTTCAATCGCATCGCCGGCCAGGTCCAGGGCATCGCGCGGATGGTGCACGAGGGCCGCTACTGCATCGATGTGCTGCAGCAGATTCAGGCGGTGAAGACGGCGCTCGCGCGCGCCGAGGGCGAGGTCCTGCGCGACCACGCGGCCAACTGCGTCGCCCACGCGATCAGCACGGGAGACAAAGCCGAGCAGAGGGAGAAGGTCGACGAGATCGTCGCCCTCTTCGACCGCGCGAGGCGCTAG
- a CDS encoding DUF1419 domain-containing protein, which yields MTLSPIRKVFQGTADRRQMFRMFDRHAQRPNRSPDDGALYRGEWFEIGEAEHDTMLDILPPLWMRSDMFAMREFLTGSVTSVFFKLKIDDCVRYFHGYCDLSDRASPGCMRAAIVERESRPVRAMTREERLEHIWSSAHDDYRGYAGERFSKHLWGKRTVLFYDYQRGTVLKLLDQLTDTEILAKLPVHLRYLPDAIAA from the coding sequence ATGACCCTCTCTCCGATCCGCAAGGTCTTCCAAGGGACCGCCGACCGCCGGCAGATGTTCCGCATGTTCGATCGCCACGCGCAGCGGCCGAACCGCTCGCCGGACGACGGCGCCCTCTATCGCGGCGAGTGGTTTGAGATCGGCGAGGCCGAGCACGACACCATGCTCGACATCCTGCCACCACTGTGGATGCGCAGCGACATGTTCGCCATGCGCGAATTCCTCACCGGCAGCGTCACGAGCGTCTTCTTCAAGTTGAAGATCGACGATTGCGTCCGCTATTTCCACGGCTATTGCGATCTGTCAGATCGCGCCTCGCCAGGCTGCATGCGTGCCGCGATCGTCGAGCGCGAGTCACGGCCAGTCCGTGCGATGACGCGTGAGGAGCGGCTCGAGCACATCTGGTCGAGCGCGCACGACGACTACCGCGGTTACGCCGGCGAGCGCTTCTCCAAGCATCTGTGGGGCAAGCGCACGGTGCTGTTCTACGACTACCAAAGGGGAACCGTGCTCAAGCTGCTCGACCAGCTCACCGATACGGAGATCTTGGCGAAGCTGCCCGTGCATCTGCGCTATCTGCCCGATGCGATCGCTGCGTAA
- a CDS encoding DUF3085 domain-containing protein, with product MFTFPIPAVRTVIERGQSDAAANGGFRNPYYGLKPGEGEKPGLWLVGDSGVYIMANGKLAKGNRPLVVYSEECHPVGNPDWFDYKRRHFGGDDGIEFLDAEQILPLINRDFRFTHLRVQLSEAEVSLSLIAR from the coding sequence ATGTTCACGTTCCCCATCCCGGCCGTCCGCACGGTGATCGAGCGCGGTCAATCCGATGCCGCCGCCAATGGCGGCTTCCGCAATCCCTACTACGGCCTCAAGCCCGGCGAGGGTGAGAAACCAGGCCTCTGGCTGGTCGGCGACAGCGGTGTCTACATCATGGCGAACGGTAAGCTCGCTAAAGGCAATCGCCCGCTTGTCGTCTATTCCGAGGAATGTCATCCAGTCGGCAACCCGGACTGGTTTGACTACAAGCGCCGCCATTTCGGCGGTGATGACGGCATCGAATTCCTTGATGCCGAGCAGATCCTCCCTCTCATCAATCGTGACTTCCGGTTCACCCACCTGCGCGTACAGCTGAGCGAAGCCGAAGTCTCGCTTTCGCTCATCGCGCGCTAG